From a single Miscanthus floridulus cultivar M001 chromosome 8, ASM1932011v1, whole genome shotgun sequence genomic region:
- the LOC136471068 gene encoding protein HIGH CHLOROPHYLL FLUORESCENCE PHENOTYPE 173, chloroplastic-like, whose product MVVDRRDPKILLRHLLRAPDKASAEQPRISWDRTVNRTLPARFDRLVSRLTRASARWIMAAMAAPHCASSSSAFLGLPRSDGGRRYGNSCRFASTTRLATVSATLDKETAAAKPRRTRNRRPRKATKSGSTALLAPDEPAEAKNGGATEAPNGGLGGSGGMVALDDVIVNPVGLGRRSRQVFDEVWRKFSRLGQMSSAASAAVAEQDPAVLFRGGPMCDFTVPGAQDTTVLVVGAIGRIVVRKLMLRGYNVKVLVFSSPNWLIFSYTVSMAVTLTDAMGPLAFIFFCFVSVGGNGRSYVIILETGPLADTSQSKKDFARMNTKVGFCRVRVPFSSFHPVNPQDPPLNPFLVHTLTIRFEPKKQRPGDSSEGASDQRNFELKMEFIKALPSGQETDIVLVSCTGSGIEANRREQVLKAKKAGEDALRRSGLGYTIVRPGPLQEEPGGQRALIFDQGNRISQGISCADVADICVKALHDSTARNKSFDVCYEHVSEQGSELYELVAHLPDKANNYLAPALSVLEKNT is encoded by the exons ATGGTGGTGGATCGGAGGGATCCGAAGATTCTTCTTCGTCACCTCCTCCGGGCGCCTGATAAAGCCAGCGCCGAGCAGCCAAGAATCTCTTGGGACAGAACCGTTAACCGTACGCTCCCTGCTCGCTTCGACCGGCTGGTCTCCCGACTCACGAGAGCGAGCGCGCGGTGGATAATGGCCGCCATGGCGGCGCCCCACTGCGCGTCCTCCTCCTCGGCATTCCTCGGCCTCCCGCGCAGCGACGGCGGGCGGCGCTACGGCAACTCATGCCGCTTCGCTTCAACCACTAGGCTGGCGACGGTGTCCGCCACGCTCGACAAGGAGACCGCAGCGGCAAAGCCCCGGAGGACCCGGAACCGCCGGCCCAGGAAGGCGACCAAGTCCGGCTCCACGGCGCTGCTCGCCCCCgacgagcccgcggaggccaagAACGGTGGGGCCACCGAGGCACCGAACGGCGGCCTCGGCGGTAGTGGGGGTATGGTGGCGCTGGACGACGTGATCGTGAACCCGGTGGGGCTGGGCCGCCGGTCCCGGCAGGTGTTCGACGAGGTGTGGCGCAAGTTCTCGCGGCTCGGCCAGATGTccagcgccgcctccgccgcggtGGCGGAGCAGGACCCTGCCGTCCTCTTCCGTGGCGGACCCATGTGCGACTTCACCGTGCCCGGCGCGCAGGACACCACCGTCCTCGTCGTCGGCGCCATCGGCCGCATCGTCGTCCGCAAGCTCATGCTCCGCGGATACAACGTCAAGGTACTTGTATTCTCTTCTCCCAATTGGCTCATCTTCAGTTACACAGTTTCAATGGCGGTCACTCTAACCGATGCAATGGGTCCATTGGCGTTCATCTTCTTTTGCTTTGTTTCGGTGGGTGGAAATGGAAGATCATATGTTATCATTCTTGAGACTGGTCCACTGGCTGACACCTCACAGAGCAAGAAGGATTTTGCCCGGATGAACACAAAAGTTGGGTTTTGCAGG GTAAGAGTGCCGTTTTCATCTTTCCACCCAGTAAACCCACAGGATCCTCCACTGAACCCGTTTCTTGTCCACACACTAACCATTAGGTTTGAACCAAAGAAGCAG AGACCTGGCGATTCATCTGAAGGAGCTAGTGACCAAAGAAACTTTGAGCTCAAAATGGAGTTCATAAAAGCCTTGCCG AGCGGTCAAGAAACAGACATTGTACTGGTCTCGTGCACAGGCTCAGGAATTGAAGCTAACAGGAGAGAACAAGTCCTGAAGGCAAAGAAG GCTGGAGAGGATGCATTGAGGAGATCTGGCCTTGGATATACAATTGTACGGCCAGGACCACTGCAG GAAGAACCTGGCGGTCAGCGCGCCTTGATCTTCGACCAAGGGAACAGGATATCTCAG GGTATCAGCTGTGCCGATGTAGCAGACATCTGTGTCAAAGCGCTGCACGATTCGACCGCGAGGAACAAGAGCTTCGAT GTGTGCTATGAGCATGTTTCAGAGCAAGGGAGTGAGCTATATGAACTT gtgGCTCATCTGCCAGACAAGGCCAACAACTACCTGGCGCCGGCGCTCTCGGTCCTGGAGAAGAACACATGA